The nucleotide window attcatagAAATGAATCAACAGGTTTACCAACAAAATAcattgataacaaaaaaaatatggaatttGCTGAACTCGATCCTGAATGGTTTGAAAAGGGGGTCACTTTAGGCCATATATCGATAAACTATGTAAACTTATAtcgcaataaaatatacttcgGAGCATGGACGATTGAAGATGAGAATGCGGATGACAGTTTACTTTTTTCTCTTGATATAATAACATAtgcttataatttattaactaattATGAGGGGAAAGAATTTGTTTTTcatgacaaaaataataagaagcaTGTTATTTCACATACGAGAGCAGGACGTGGAATTTTTAGAAAACCAGACTATGTTGCCGTTACCAGTCCATTTGAAAACGGTTGGGATCAAGTAAAGAACTTTCGCTTGTTTGAACACTTTTTAGATGAGAGTTTGCAAGGCTTTAACCATTCGGCTATGCGAGACTGTCCGGAAGATGTCAAGCTTCTGATTGTCGCTTTAGTATATTTTTCCCGAAAGAAAGCAATTGATACGACTAATATAGTATGTGGTATGTTACTGTCATATGTGATGTTAGGTgttgttttaaacaaattgccCGATTATGATAACCAGGACATTGAAATTATCAAGAAACCTTATCTTGATGCAAGTACGCAAAAAGATTCCGTTAATGAAAAAGATTGTGTCatagcaaataaaatattacaaaaatactttggCATGACAAAATCTGAAagttatgaaatatttgaccgtaaaataattcatccttATGTAGAGTTTCAACATTGTCTTGTAcagattaataatttaaatattttatgtgggTCTTCCTACAAGCCAACTGACTACAGTAAAACGTTTAATGGAACTTTTGTGTATAAAGTCTTGTTGGCAGCTGAGTTAGATAAGGGAGAAGCTCcagaatttatcaaaaaaatattaaatccaGCTGCCACAGTTCTGTCATTTTTTAACGGAT belongs to Amyelois transitella isolate CPQ chromosome 10, ilAmyTran1.1, whole genome shotgun sequence and includes:
- the LOC106137676 gene encoding uncharacterized protein LOC106137676, which encodes MRIRTFCKYLDVEEVKNHTLRDCTVVVDGQNFFYNLYEKSRLPSVYGCEGDKYAEYLRKFLEMFKKNNIRCVFLFKGGHTDINFKFKRLSERDWKTDWSDNHYFASPVFTKEIYKQILNEMNFEYAICEYESKAEIIAFAKKFKCKVISYDIEFCFSGVPYIPYTTISEENDGVKCGLFHLHDFYKKYNLNDEKLAIFIALTDENIFEENFFQALFDRLNMPKYPYKRNICLLKWLGRLSKQRALDVIYNYVASKNFDEKVLVAKKFIHRNESTGLPTKYIDNKKNMEFAELDPEWFEKGVTLGHISINYVNLYRNKIYFGAWTIEDENADDSLLFSLDIITYAYNLLTNYEGKEFVFHDKNNKKHVISHTRAGRGIFRKPDYVAVTSPFENGWDQVKNFRLFEHFLDESLQGFNHSAMRDCPEDVKLLIVALVYFSRKKAIDTTNIVCGMLLSYVMLGVVLNKLPDYDNQDIEIIKKPYLDASTQKDSVNEKDCVIANKILQKYFGMTKSESYEIFDRKIIHPYVEFQHCLVQINNLNILCGSSYKPTDYSKTFNGTFVYKVLLAAELDKGEAPEFIKKILNPAATVLSFFNGLFEVYQDIMFH